The Xenorhabdus doucetiae genome has a window encoding:
- the fliQ gene encoding flagellar biosynthesis protein FliQ — protein MTPESVMALGVEAMKVALALAAPLLLSALVCGLVISLLQAATQVNEMTLSFIPKILAVVVTIVIAGPWMLNLLLDYMRTLFSSIPAIIG, from the coding sequence ATGACTCCAGAATCGGTAATGGCTCTCGGTGTTGAGGCAATGAAAGTGGCGTTGGCACTGGCTGCCCCACTCCTTTTATCTGCCTTGGTTTGTGGCTTGGTCATCAGCTTATTACAGGCAGCAACTCAGGTAAACGAGATGACCTTATCGTTTATTCCGAAAATCTTGGCCGTTGTCGTGACCATCGTCATCGCCGGGCCGTGGATGCTCAATTTGCTGCTGGACTACATGCGCACGCTGTTTAGCAGCATTCCGGCTATTATCGGTTAA
- the fliR gene encoding flagellar biosynthetic protein FliR, with amino-acid sequence MIPFDSETLSRLVSDFFWPLVRLLALFSTAPIFSEKQIPIKVKLGLAFFITAVLVPTLPSPQIPVFSVAGIWVLIQQVLIGMALGLTMQIAFAVVRHAGEVLGLQMGLSFATFFDPTGGPNMPILARILNMLMMLLFLAFDGHLWLLSILADTFYSIPIQSTQLNPKGFLLLSQSASLIFVNGMMLAMPMITLLLVLNFSLGILNRMTPQLSVFVVGFPLTLTVGIFTLSLLFPLLVPFTERLFSEMFDRMAVIVSEISG; translated from the coding sequence ATGATCCCGTTTGACAGCGAAACCCTTTCCCGCCTCGTCAGTGATTTTTTCTGGCCATTGGTGCGCCTGTTAGCCTTGTTCAGTACAGCCCCTATTTTCAGTGAAAAACAGATACCGATAAAAGTTAAACTTGGCCTGGCATTCTTTATCACCGCTGTACTCGTTCCAACGCTGCCTTCCCCTCAAATTCCGGTCTTTTCTGTGGCCGGAATTTGGGTCTTAATACAACAAGTCTTGATTGGTATGGCCTTGGGATTGACCATGCAGATCGCCTTTGCCGTCGTACGTCATGCCGGTGAAGTCCTCGGTTTACAGATGGGGCTTTCATTCGCCACATTTTTTGATCCTACGGGTGGCCCGAATATGCCTATTTTAGCCCGTATTCTCAATATGCTGATGATGCTGCTGTTCTTGGCTTTTGATGGGCATTTATGGCTATTATCGATTCTGGCCGATACGTTTTATTCCATCCCTATTCAATCAACGCAACTGAACCCGAAAGGTTTTTTATTGTTATCCCAAAGTGCCAGCCTGATCTTTGTCAATGGCATGATGCTGGCAATGCCAATGATTACCCTGCTTCTGGTCTTGAACTTTTCGCTGGGGATCTTAAACCGCATGACACCACAGCTCTCTGTATTTGTGGTCGGTTTTCCGTTGACCCTGACAGTGGGAATTTTCACGCTTTCTCTGTTGTTCCCACTGCTGGTGCCATTTACTGAACGATTATTTAGTGAAATGTTCGACCGTATGGCGGTGATTGTCAGTGAAATATCGGGCTAA
- a CDS encoding SDR family NAD(P)-dependent oxidoreductase, giving the protein MKRFEDKVVIITGAGSGIGEATAKRFSQEGAIVVLAGRDTDKLNHVCSELSSDKTLVIQTDVANRESVNNMVDETVRHFGRIDILVNNAGLYVVGDLLSVSPEKGDEVLATNLNGVLNCSYSALPHLLKSQGCIVNNASVSGLGGDWGGAHYCAAKGAVVNVTRAMALDYGAQGVRVNAVCPSLVMTPMVARFDDETLHYFDSRISLKRAGQPSEVAAAIAFLASDDASFINGVNLPVDGGVSASNGQPNFN; this is encoded by the coding sequence ATGAAGCGATTCGAGGATAAAGTTGTCATTATTACTGGCGCAGGCAGCGGCATTGGCGAGGCGACCGCAAAGCGTTTTTCACAAGAAGGCGCTATTGTTGTCTTGGCCGGGCGGGATACAGATAAACTTAACCATGTGTGCAGTGAATTGTCATCGGACAAAACGCTCGTGATCCAGACCGATGTGGCGAATCGGGAATCGGTTAACAACATGGTGGATGAAACGGTCAGGCATTTTGGACGGATAGATATTCTGGTCAATAATGCAGGCTTGTATGTTGTTGGTGATTTATTAAGTGTCTCTCCAGAAAAGGGCGATGAAGTGCTGGCGACAAATCTGAATGGGGTACTTAATTGTAGTTATTCCGCCTTGCCGCATTTACTGAAAAGTCAGGGATGTATTGTCAATAATGCGTCTGTATCGGGGTTGGGCGGTGATTGGGGAGGGGCACATTATTGCGCAGCAAAAGGCGCGGTGGTCAATGTGACCCGTGCGATGGCACTGGATTACGGCGCTCAGGGCGTTCGTGTTAATGCCGTGTGCCCAAGTTTAGTGATGACGCCGATGGTTGCCCGTTTCGACGATGAAACGTTGCACTATTTCGATAGCCGAATCTCGTTAAAGAGAGCGGGGCAACCTTCCGAAGTGGCCGCCGCCATTGCCTTTTTAGCCAGTGATGATGCCAGCTTTATCAATGGAGTGAATTTGCCGGTTGATGGCGGTGTTAGCGCATCCAATGGCCAACCCAATTTTAATTAG
- a CDS encoding ArsR/SmtB family transcription factor — translation MDEFNLEESVAALAAVLADRTRARMLFLMMDGRAYTATELSAATDVAPSTTSAHLNRLVEKKLIDCIKQGRHRYFKIQSKEVSQLLENMMCFANGEHQDIAKISTPQSLRFFRTCYDHMAGEIAVKIHDSLLTSHWITDKYELTQTGKDFLFSLDIDCNAAFSARRKFACSCLDWSERHFHLGGFLGASLLDIFLTKKWAVRQLDSRELVLTESGKRVLKQKFGVE, via the coding sequence ATGGATGAATTTAATCTTGAGGAAAGCGTTGCTGCCCTTGCAGCGGTACTGGCCGACCGTACCCGCGCCCGTATGTTGTTTTTGATGATGGATGGACGTGCTTATACCGCGACTGAATTAAGTGCTGCCACCGATGTTGCCCCGTCAACCACCAGCGCTCATCTAAATCGCTTGGTAGAGAAAAAGTTAATTGACTGTATTAAACAGGGGCGGCACCGTTATTTTAAGATTCAGAGTAAAGAAGTCTCACAGCTACTGGAAAATATGATGTGTTTTGCCAATGGTGAGCATCAAGATATTGCCAAAATTTCTACACCCCAATCTCTGCGTTTCTTCCGGACTTGTTATGATCATATGGCGGGAGAAATTGCGGTAAAAATCCACGATAGTCTACTGACAAGCCATTGGATAACGGATAAGTATGAATTAACGCAAACGGGAAAAGACTTTCTGTTTTCTCTTGACATAGACTGTAATGCAGCATTTTCCGCACGGCGAAAATTTGCCTGTTCTTGCCTTGACTGGAGTGAACGGCATTTCCATCTGGGTGGGTTTTTAGGGGCATCGTTGCTTGATATTTTTCTAACGAAAAAATGGGCGGTTAGGCAATTGGATAGCCGGGAACTGGTATTAACAGAATCAGGAAAGCGGGTGCTTAAACAGAAGTTTGGTGTGGAATAG
- a CDS encoding antibiotic biosynthesis monooxygenase family protein — protein sequence MLAVIFEVEIAENQSKHYFDAAAIITPLLDSVPGFISVERFQSINHNNKYLSLSYWRDEEAIKQWRENSQHQEAQILGRNGVFADYHLRVAAIIRDYGMYGNK from the coding sequence GTGTTAGCGGTCATATTTGAAGTTGAAATCGCAGAGAATCAAAGTAAGCATTATTTTGATGCTGCGGCGATAATCACACCATTATTGGATTCGGTTCCGGGTTTTATTTCCGTCGAACGTTTTCAAAGTATCAACCATAACAATAAATATTTATCACTCTCTTACTGGCGCGATGAAGAAGCGATAAAGCAGTGGAGAGAGAATAGCCAACACCAGGAAGCGCAGATATTAGGGCGTAATGGCGTCTTTGCAGATTATCACCTGAGAGTCGCCGCCATTATCCGTGATTATGGGATGTACGGAAATAAATAA
- a CDS encoding PIN domain-containing protein, producing MTHSPYPVLLDACVLYPARLRDLLMHLGLCGLYQPKWTVDIHEEWKRNLLINRSDLTVEQLNRVQMLMDRALPDANVIGYDLLIPSINLIDKNDRHVLAAAIQANAEIIVTYNLKDFPADYLSTFGIEAFHPDDFVSDIIDLNHAISLQSINNLRNSLKKPPLTIEEFLASLSQIGMAKTVKALESYKFML from the coding sequence ATGACACATTCACCCTATCCTGTGTTACTGGATGCGTGTGTACTTTATCCAGCAAGGCTGCGAGACTTGTTAATGCACCTCGGTCTATGCGGCCTTTATCAACCCAAATGGACAGTTGATATTCATGAAGAATGGAAACGAAATCTTTTAATTAATAGATCAGATTTAACCGTTGAGCAGCTTAATCGCGTACAAATGCTCATGGATAGAGCATTACCAGATGCTAATGTTATTGGATATGACTTGTTGATCCCGAGTATCAATTTGATCGATAAGAATGATCGCCATGTTCTTGCTGCTGCAATACAGGCGAATGCCGAAATCATCGTTACGTACAATCTAAAAGATTTTCCGGCAGATTATCTTTCTACTTTTGGCATTGAAGCGTTTCACCCAGATGATTTTGTATCAGATATAATAGATCTTAATCATGCAATATCCCTACAATCCATTAATAATTTACGAAATTCATTGAAAAAACCGCCATTAACAATTGAGGAATTTCTCGCGTCTTTATCCCAAATAGGGATGGCTAAGACAGTTAAAGCATTGGAAAGCTATAAATTTATGTTATGA
- a CDS encoding helix-turn-helix domain-containing protein — protein MTTTTLPNIQLPDTQEKEIAQKSYRDLSALLATKFEARHFTIKNDEKEGQSIEVPSSAVKLLVEILGELACGNAVQIVPVHAELTTQEAANILNVSRPHVVKLLEDGQIKFHKTGRHRRIRFADLMAFKQKRDADAMLAMDELTSLSQDYGIY, from the coding sequence ATGACTACGACCACTTTACCCAATATCCAGTTACCAGATACACAAGAAAAAGAGATTGCGCAAAAAAGTTATCGCGATTTGTCGGCATTGTTGGCTACAAAGTTTGAGGCGCGTCATTTCACAATTAAAAATGACGAAAAGGAAGGACAATCAATAGAGGTTCCTTCTTCTGCGGTAAAATTACTCGTCGAAATCTTGGGCGAACTTGCCTGCGGGAATGCAGTACAGATAGTTCCTGTTCATGCTGAACTGACTACTCAAGAAGCTGCCAATATACTTAATGTATCACGGCCACATGTTGTTAAATTACTTGAGGATGGCCAAATCAAATTTCATAAAACAGGACGTCATCGGCGGATACGTTTTGCAGATCTTATGGCTTTCAAACAAAAGCGTGATGCTGATGCAATGTTAGCAATGGACGAATTGACAAGCCTTTCACAAGATTATGGTATTTACTAA
- the flgL gene encoding flagellar hook-associated protein FlgL, with amino-acid sequence MRVSTNLLYSQKMNGIFGSQAKWMQYGEQLSTGKRVINPSDDPLAASQNIMVAQSESQNQQYVTARIFAKNTMSTQMDTIASVGLVTRNVFETLVAAADEQSDHDRASYAQQLEGLKQQLLNLGNKTDGNGRYIFAGYKTDVPPFEADDNGKVSYKGGHEAITQRVDDNRSMVIAHTGQEVFLSTTSNPIPDAESDIFAAIDLAIEGLRKPFTEASEAERDESTKLIDKANRSVRNSLNNFSSAEAVLGLQLQEMEQLDALAGERSMANKVRMGELMDADLVSTISGYYQEQAALQASYKAFTDLKGMSLFEMYR; translated from the coding sequence GTGCGTGTAAGTACCAATCTTTTATATAGCCAAAAAATGAATGGAATTTTTGGCTCCCAAGCTAAATGGATGCAGTATGGTGAACAATTATCCACGGGGAAACGAGTCATCAACCCATCGGATGATCCATTAGCGGCTTCGCAGAACATTATGGTGGCTCAATCTGAGTCGCAGAATCAGCAATATGTGACGGCGCGTATTTTTGCCAAGAACACGATGTCAACCCAAATGGACACTATCGCCAGTGTTGGATTGGTGACACGGAATGTTTTTGAAACCTTAGTCGCCGCTGCGGATGAACAAAGCGATCACGATCGCGCCTCTTATGCCCAGCAGTTGGAGGGACTAAAACAGCAATTGCTGAACCTCGGCAATAAAACCGATGGCAATGGCCGCTATATTTTTGCCGGTTATAAAACCGATGTTCCCCCTTTCGAAGCGGATGACAATGGGAAAGTTAGCTACAAAGGTGGACATGAAGCCATCACCCAAAGGGTGGATGACAATCGTTCCATGGTTATCGCCCATACCGGGCAGGAAGTCTTTTTATCAACCACGTCCAATCCGATTCCTGATGCAGAATCAGATATTTTTGCCGCCATTGATCTGGCGATTGAGGGTCTGAGAAAACCCTTTACGGAGGCCAGCGAAGCAGAAAGAGATGAATCAACGAAGTTGATTGACAAAGCTAACCGAAGTGTACGTAATAGCTTAAATAACTTCTCTTCGGCGGAAGCGGTGCTGGGACTACAGCTTCAAGAAATGGAGCAACTGGATGCGCTGGCCGGTGAACGCAGCATGGCCAATAAAGTTCGCATGGGTGAGTTGATGGATGCAGATTTGGTGTCTACTATTTCTGGTTATTATCAGGAACAGGCTGCACTACAGGCTTCCTATAAGGCTTTCACTGACTTAAAAGGCATGTCGCTGTTTGAGATGTATCGCTGA
- the flgK gene encoding flagellar hook-associated protein FlgK, which yields MSNNLMNTAMSGINAAQVAMSVVGNNISNSKTEGYNRQTTVMSQNNGNMSPVGFIGNGAHVNSINRQYNEFVTQQHQVAQTKYEELVTYDNGISQVDNLLADKATSLSSAMADFFSSLSTLENNAEDSAARTTVLGKAEGLVNRFKEADHVLRNLDSGINSQIENHVKDINKYAEDIAFLNDEISRMRGAGTGEPLALLDKRDDVLGKLNKLVKVDMTQQDGGVYNVSFGGGMSLVSGSKSHRLEAIPSSADSSRTTLGYNNGTGTREIDERFISQGKLGGALRVRSEVINPTRNQLNQLGLVMADQFNQVQRAGFDLNDKSGIDFFNFSKPGAISNSNNKGTAEITVAYADTTKVKASDYTIKYEGGDWKVQRVVDKEMIAVTKNGNALEFDGLKVEIKATNPQDNDRYTLKTVSSVIATLEVNITDSAQLAMSGAKDSGPSNNNNAKKFTLLQKNKLIEGKNTLTDAYASLASTVGSKANSSQRSVDAQKINVDALHKARESISGVNMDEEYGELQRLQQYYLANARVIQTASTLFNAILELR from the coding sequence ATGTCCAATAATCTTATGAATACGGCCATGAGCGGTATTAATGCTGCGCAGGTGGCAATGAGTGTCGTGGGTAATAATATTTCCAATTCTAAAACTGAAGGGTATAACCGCCAGACAACCGTCATGTCGCAGAATAACGGAAACATGTCCCCGGTTGGCTTTATCGGTAATGGTGCGCATGTCAATTCCATTAACCGTCAATATAATGAGTTTGTCACCCAGCAACATCAGGTGGCACAGACCAAATATGAGGAATTAGTCACATACGATAATGGAATTTCTCAAGTTGACAATCTGCTGGCAGATAAGGCAACCAGCCTTTCCAGCGCTATGGCAGACTTTTTTAGCAGCCTGAGCACGCTTGAAAATAATGCCGAAGACAGTGCAGCAAGAACCACCGTGCTGGGTAAAGCGGAAGGGTTGGTTAATCGATTTAAAGAAGCGGATCATGTTCTCCGTAATTTGGACAGTGGTATTAATAGCCAAATTGAGAACCATGTCAAAGACATCAACAAATACGCAGAAGACATTGCCTTTCTGAACGATGAAATTTCTCGTATGCGTGGTGCGGGAACGGGTGAACCTTTGGCATTACTGGATAAACGCGACGATGTGCTGGGTAAACTTAATAAACTGGTTAAAGTCGACATGACCCAGCAAGACGGTGGTGTTTACAACGTCTCATTTGGTGGCGGTATGTCACTGGTATCAGGCAGTAAATCTCATCGGCTGGAAGCGATCCCATCCAGTGCAGACAGCAGCCGAACTACGCTGGGTTATAACAACGGTACGGGTACGAGAGAAATTGATGAGCGTTTTATCTCGCAAGGGAAATTGGGCGGCGCATTGCGTGTGCGTAGTGAAGTGATAAACCCAACTCGCAATCAATTAAACCAGTTGGGATTAGTGATGGCGGATCAATTCAATCAGGTGCAACGCGCGGGTTTCGATCTGAACGATAAATCAGGTATTGATTTCTTCAACTTTTCCAAACCAGGTGCTATTTCTAACAGTAACAACAAAGGTACGGCCGAAATTACCGTGGCATACGCGGATACCACTAAAGTCAAAGCCAGTGACTACACCATCAAGTACGAAGGTGGTGATTGGAAAGTCCAGCGCGTCGTTGACAAGGAAATGATCGCGGTGACTAAGAATGGTAATGCGCTGGAATTTGATGGTTTGAAAGTCGAGATCAAGGCGACCAATCCACAGGATAATGATCGCTACACCCTGAAAACGGTCAGTAGCGTCATCGCAACGCTGGAAGTCAATATTACAGATTCCGCCCAACTGGCAATGTCTGGAGCCAAAGATTCAGGTCCAAGTAATAACAACAATGCGAAGAAGTTTACCCTCCTGCAAAAAAACAAGCTGATTGAGGGTAAAAATACCTTGACGGATGCCTATGCTTCGCTGGCCAGTACGGTGGGCAGTAAAGCCAATAGTTCTCAACGCAGTGTGGATGCCCAGAAGATTAACGTAGATGCACTTCATAAAGCTCGCGAGTCTATTTCTGGCGTCAATATGGACGAAGAATACGGTGAACTGCAACGTTTGCAACAATACTATTTGGCAAATGCCCGTGTTATCCAGACGGCATCGACCCTGTTCAATGCCATTTTGGAACTTCGTTAA
- the flgJ gene encoding flagellar assembly peptidoglycan hydrolase FlgJ — protein sequence MMSDFLTMSSAAYDVNSLHSLKAKLSQEPQQGLRQVAQQLEGVFVQMMLKSMRSSLPQDGMLSSDQTRFYTSMYDQQIAQDLSQKGLGFADMIVKQFSNANHVPSELAGTVPMPLDNEILQTLPKQALEPFMRRVMPDAMFGDISKNDRSKNSSSAFSQSAVQSKPLPMNSASFVSMLSLPAQLASRQSGIPHLLIIAQAALESGWGQREILTAEGKPSHNLFGIKAGKQWKGAVTRIMTTEYIEGEAKKIQDSFRVYGSYVEAITDYVKLLTENPRYVKVAESTTAEQGAYSLQEAGYATDPGYAKKLISLIQQLKNTGHQMAKAYSDDFDNLF from the coding sequence CTGATGAGTGATTTTCTCACGATGTCCAGTGCCGCTTATGATGTCAATTCACTGCATTCACTGAAAGCCAAATTATCACAGGAACCACAACAGGGGCTACGGCAAGTAGCCCAACAACTGGAAGGCGTCTTCGTGCAGATGATGCTGAAAAGTATGCGTTCCTCGTTGCCGCAGGATGGCATGTTAAGCAGTGACCAGACCCGTTTTTATACGTCGATGTACGACCAACAAATTGCCCAAGACCTTTCGCAAAAGGGGCTGGGATTTGCTGATATGATCGTCAAACAGTTCTCCAACGCGAATCATGTTCCCAGTGAGTTAGCCGGTACCGTGCCGATGCCGCTGGATAATGAAATCCTGCAAACATTACCGAAGCAGGCGCTGGAGCCGTTTATGCGCAGGGTTATGCCTGACGCGATGTTTGGCGATATATCTAAGAACGATAGGTCTAAAAACTCGTCTTCGGCCTTCTCCCAGAGTGCCGTTCAATCGAAGCCATTACCGATGAACAGTGCCAGCTTTGTTTCGATGCTTTCCTTGCCGGCACAGTTAGCAAGCCGGCAAAGCGGCATTCCTCATTTATTGATTATTGCACAGGCAGCGCTGGAATCCGGTTGGGGACAACGGGAAATTTTGACGGCAGAAGGTAAACCGAGCCATAACCTGTTTGGTATCAAGGCAGGGAAACAGTGGAAAGGGGCTGTCACCCGTATCATGACCACGGAATACATCGAGGGTGAAGCGAAGAAAATACAGGACAGTTTCCGGGTGTATGGTTCTTATGTGGAAGCGATAACCGATTACGTCAAGCTCCTGACGGAAAACCCCCGTTACGTTAAAGTCGCTGAATCAACGACGGCAGAGCAGGGTGCCTACTCCTTGCAAGAAGCCGGCTATGCCACTGATCCTGGCTATGCCAAAAAATTAATCTCACTGATCCAGCAGTTAAAAAATACCGGCCATCAAATGGCAAAAGCCTATTCTGATGATTTCGATAACCTGTTTTAA
- a CDS encoding flagellar basal body P-ring protein FlgI encodes MKKLVTSLFTLLLVLSGAFTSTAVFAERIRDLTTIEGVRDNALIGYGLVVGLDGTGDQTMQTPFTTQSLSNMLSQLGITVPSGTNMQLKNVAAVMVTAKLPPFARAGQNIDVVVSSLGNAKSLRGGTLLMTPLKGVDNQIYALAQGNILVGGAGASAGGNSIKINQLAGGRISNGAVIERELPTQFGQKGTLNLQLNDDDFGLAQQISDAVNRLKGTGTATPLDSRTVQLRLPIENSEQVKFLAQVQNLAIRVDAGDAKVIFNSRTGSVVMNRNVTLDSCAIAHGSLSVTVERQIVVNQPNTPLAGGSTVVTRNTGVGIQEQGGALQQLSASANLTQVVRALNALGATPTDLMSILQAMESAGCLRAKLEII; translated from the coding sequence ATGAAAAAATTAGTCACCAGCCTTTTTACGCTGTTGTTGGTGCTGTCCGGTGCGTTCACATCGACGGCGGTTTTTGCCGAACGTATCCGCGATTTGACAACGATTGAAGGCGTGAGGGATAACGCGTTGATTGGTTACGGTTTGGTGGTCGGTCTGGATGGAACCGGTGACCAAACCATGCAGACCCCGTTCACCACGCAAAGCCTGAGCAATATGTTGTCACAGTTGGGGATTACCGTTCCCTCTGGGACGAATATGCAGCTTAAAAACGTCGCGGCTGTGATGGTGACAGCCAAGCTGCCCCCTTTTGCCCGTGCAGGGCAAAATATTGATGTTGTCGTTTCCTCGCTGGGTAATGCGAAGAGTTTGCGGGGCGGGACATTGCTGATGACCCCACTGAAAGGGGTGGATAATCAAATCTATGCCCTGGCTCAGGGCAATATTCTGGTGGGAGGCGCAGGGGCGAGTGCCGGCGGTAACAGTATTAAGATCAATCAGCTTGCGGGCGGCCGTATCTCCAATGGGGCGGTGATTGAGCGTGAACTGCCCACCCAGTTCGGCCAAAAAGGCACGTTAAACCTGCAACTGAATGATGATGATTTCGGGCTGGCCCAGCAAATCAGTGATGCGGTTAACCGGTTGAAAGGCACGGGGACGGCAACACCACTGGACTCCCGCACGGTGCAGTTGCGTTTGCCGATTGAGAACAGCGAACAGGTGAAATTTCTGGCCCAAGTGCAGAATTTGGCGATTCGTGTCGATGCCGGTGATGCCAAAGTGATCTTCAATTCCCGTACCGGATCGGTGGTGATGAACCGCAATGTGACGCTGGACAGTTGTGCGATTGCTCACGGTAGTTTGTCGGTGACCGTCGAACGTCAGATAGTAGTCAATCAGCCCAATACACCACTGGCGGGAGGCAGCACCGTCGTCACCCGTAATACGGGGGTTGGTATTCAGGAGCAGGGCGGCGCCTTGCAGCAGCTCAGTGCCAGTGCGAATCTGACGCAAGTGGTGCGCGCGTTGAATGCGTTGGGTGCAACCCCGACGGATTTAATGTCGATCTTGCAGGCAATGGAGAGCGCAGGTTGTCTGCGGGCGAAGCTGGAGATTATCTGA
- a CDS encoding flagellar basal body L-ring protein FlgH has protein sequence MDTMPVAESHANNHEADGSTGLRKNQRNKWRINISVAVLALSALTLGGCAYMPHKPLVAGQTTAKPTEAPAPTPNGSIFQTVQPVYYGYQPLFEDRRPRNIGDTLTIILQENVSASKNSSANASRNGKTGFTATLTPRFLQGVMGGGKTDLGMEGNNEFGGKGGANANNTFRGTITVTVDKLLANGNLHVVGEKQIAINQGTEFIRFSGVVNPRTITGNNTVSSNQVADARIEYVGDGYINEAQHMGWLQRFFMNISPF, from the coding sequence ATGGATACCATGCCCGTTGCCGAAAGCCATGCGAACAACCATGAGGCTGATGGCTCCACTGGTTTACGGAAAAACCAGAGAAATAAGTGGCGTATCAATATATCTGTGGCGGTACTGGCACTGTCAGCACTGACACTGGGGGGGTGTGCGTATATGCCGCACAAACCGCTGGTAGCAGGGCAAACAACCGCTAAACCCACCGAAGCGCCTGCGCCAACACCGAATGGTTCTATTTTCCAGACTGTCCAACCGGTCTATTACGGTTATCAACCGCTGTTTGAAGACCGTCGCCCGCGCAATATCGGCGATACGCTGACGATTATCTTGCAGGAGAACGTCAGCGCGAGCAAAAACTCCTCAGCCAACGCCAGCCGCAACGGGAAAACCGGTTTCACGGCGACCTTGACCCCGCGTTTTTTACAGGGAGTGATGGGAGGTGGAAAAACCGATTTAGGCATGGAAGGCAATAACGAATTTGGCGGCAAAGGGGGAGCAAATGCCAACAATACCTTCCGGGGCACGATTACCGTGACCGTGGATAAGCTACTGGCCAATGGCAACCTGCATGTGGTGGGAGAAAAACAGATCGCCATTAATCAGGGAACGGAGTTCATTCGTTTCTCCGGCGTTGTTAACCCGCGCACCATCACGGGCAACAATACGGTCAGTTCCAATCAGGTTGCTGATGCCCGCATTGAATATGTCGGTGATGGCTATATCAACGAAGCGCAGCACATGGGCTGGTTGCAACGTTTCTTTATGAATATCTCACCGTTTTAA
- the flgG gene encoding flagellar basal-body rod protein FlgG: protein MIRSLWIAKTGLDAQQTNMDVIANNLANVSTNGFKRQRAVFEDLLYQTERQPGAMSSEQTSLPSGLQIGTGARPVATERLHSQGNLTQTNSSQDVAIKGQGFFQIQMPDGTTGYTRDGSFQKDQNGQLVTAGGFQVVPAIIIPDNATKLSIARDGIVSVNVQGQNAPQQIGQLTLTTFINESGLESVGENLYLETNSSGVPVENAPGINGAGLLYQGYVETSNVNVAEELVNMIQVQRAYEINSKAVSTSDQMLQKLTQL from the coding sequence ATGATCCGATCTTTATGGATTGCCAAGACTGGGCTGGATGCCCAGCAAACCAATATGGATGTCATTGCCAACAACCTGGCAAACGTCAGTACCAACGGCTTTAAACGTCAACGCGCGGTGTTTGAAGATTTACTCTATCAAACTGAACGTCAGCCGGGTGCAATGTCATCTGAACAGACGAGTCTGCCATCCGGTTTGCAGATCGGTACCGGTGCACGTCCGGTGGCGACTGAACGTCTGCACAGTCAGGGTAATTTGACTCAGACTAACAGCAGCCAAGATGTGGCAATCAAGGGACAGGGTTTCTTTCAAATCCAGATGCCTGACGGTACGACAGGCTATACCCGCGATGGTTCATTCCAGAAAGATCAAAATGGGCAGTTAGTGACTGCGGGCGGTTTTCAGGTCGTGCCGGCGATTATCATTCCAGACAATGCCACCAAACTCAGCATTGCCCGCGATGGGATCGTCAGCGTGAATGTACAAGGCCAAAATGCCCCTCAGCAGATTGGACAACTGACACTCACCACGTTCATCAATGAAAGCGGTTTGGAAAGTGTCGGTGAAAACCTCTATCTGGAAACTAACAGTTCCGGTGTTCCGGTGGAAAATGCGCCGGGCATCAATGGCGCTGGGTTGCTCTATCAAGGCTATGTTGAGACCTCTAATGTCAATGTAGCGGAAGAGTTGGTCAATATGATCCAGGTTCAGCGCGCTTATGAAATCAACAGTAAAGCCGTATCGACCTCTGATCAGATGCTGCAAAAACTGACGCAGTTATAA